From a region of the Corallococcus macrosporus genome:
- the uvrA gene encoding excinuclease ABC subunit UvrA yields the protein MSEPDVISIRGAREHNLKTVSLDIPKKKLVVFTGVSGSGKSSLAFDTLYAEGQRRYVESLSSYARQFLGQMEKPRYDTLRGLSPTISIEQKAASNNPRSTVGTVTEVHDYLRVLYASIGVQHCPNCGRKVGKQSAQQIVDEIMKLPAGTKLQVLAPIVTNRKGEHKDLLAEAQKRGFSRARVDGKVRELEERIELDKKSKHDIALVIDRLVLKPDLRTRLTDSVETALREGKGTLIITDEKGTLASDRVMSELNACPACGLSFGDLTPASFSFNNPLGMCTDCNGLGTRPEMDADLLVPDQSRSIRDGAIEPWASGMNRGEGWTADFVESLAGAFKIDLDVPYAKLSKREKDVLMNGVKGKSFTVQWGDNGQYNMEWEGLLARTMRNFKTTTSEARKAELQKYFSDKPCPSCKGERLRPESRAVKVHQRTLVDLSRMTITEARTFLTQLGLSAQEEKIAQELLKEIRSRLSFLVDVGLGYLTLDRTASTLSGGESQRIRLASQMGSELTGVIYILDEPSIGLHQRDNGKLLTTLKRLRDLGNSVIVVEHDEETMEEADYLVDFGPGAGELGGQVVSQGTPKQVMADEKSLTGAYLSGRQEIEIPETRRPVNPKHQISILGATENNLKNVDADIPLGIFTAVTGVSGAGKSTLINEILYPALARALYESREPMGKHKSIKGLEHLDKVIDIDQRPIGRTPRSNPATYTKVFDAIREVFAMTPEARTFGYGPGRFSFNIKGGRCEACEGDGVKLVEMHFLADVYVPCEVCNGKRFNEATLRVRYKGKNIAETLDLSVREAVDHFGAHKDIMRVLTTLTDVGLGYLRLGQPSPTLSGGEAQRIKLARELARVATGRTLYILDEPTTGLHFEDIRKLLSVLNRLVEAGNSVLVIEHNLDVIKSADWLIDLGPEGGSGGGNILATGTPEDVAKVEASHTGRYLKHVLGKARRARIGKRVDAA from the coding sequence ATGTCCGAGCCCGACGTCATTTCCATCCGTGGTGCCAGGGAGCACAACCTCAAGACCGTCTCCCTGGACATCCCGAAGAAGAAGCTCGTGGTGTTCACCGGCGTGTCGGGCTCCGGCAAGAGCTCGCTCGCGTTCGACACGCTCTACGCCGAGGGCCAGCGCCGCTACGTGGAGAGCCTGTCCTCCTACGCGCGCCAGTTCCTGGGGCAGATGGAGAAGCCCCGCTACGACACGCTGCGCGGCCTGTCGCCCACCATCTCCATCGAGCAGAAGGCGGCCAGCAACAACCCCCGCTCCACGGTGGGCACCGTCACGGAGGTGCACGACTACCTGCGCGTGCTCTACGCCTCCATCGGCGTGCAGCACTGCCCCAACTGCGGCCGCAAGGTGGGCAAGCAGAGCGCGCAGCAGATTGTCGATGAGATCATGAAGCTGCCCGCGGGCACCAAGCTCCAGGTGCTGGCGCCCATCGTCACGAACCGCAAGGGTGAGCACAAGGACCTGCTGGCGGAGGCGCAGAAGCGAGGCTTCTCCCGCGCGCGCGTGGACGGCAAGGTGCGCGAATTGGAGGAGCGCATCGAGCTGGACAAGAAGTCCAAGCACGACATCGCGCTCGTCATCGACCGTCTGGTGTTGAAGCCGGACCTGCGCACGCGCCTGACGGACTCCGTGGAGACCGCGCTGCGCGAGGGCAAGGGCACGCTCATCATCACGGATGAGAAGGGCACGCTCGCGTCCGACCGCGTGATGAGCGAGCTGAACGCATGCCCCGCGTGCGGCCTGTCCTTCGGCGACCTCACGCCCGCGTCGTTCTCCTTCAACAACCCGCTGGGCATGTGCACGGACTGCAACGGCCTGGGTACCCGGCCGGAGATGGACGCGGACCTGCTGGTGCCGGACCAGAGCCGCAGCATCCGCGACGGCGCGATTGAGCCGTGGGCCAGCGGCATGAACCGCGGCGAGGGCTGGACGGCGGACTTCGTGGAGAGCCTGGCGGGCGCGTTCAAGATCGACCTGGACGTCCCGTACGCGAAGCTGTCCAAGCGGGAGAAGGACGTCCTGATGAACGGCGTGAAGGGCAAGTCCTTCACCGTCCAGTGGGGCGACAACGGCCAGTACAACATGGAGTGGGAGGGCCTGCTCGCCCGCACCATGCGCAACTTCAAGACGACCACGTCGGAGGCGCGCAAGGCGGAGCTCCAGAAGTACTTCAGCGACAAGCCCTGCCCGTCCTGCAAGGGCGAGCGCCTGCGCCCGGAGAGCCGCGCGGTGAAGGTGCACCAGCGCACGCTGGTGGACCTCAGCCGCATGACCATCACGGAGGCGCGCACCTTCCTGACGCAGCTGGGGCTGAGCGCGCAGGAGGAGAAGATCGCCCAGGAGCTGCTCAAGGAGATCCGCAGCCGCCTGTCCTTCCTGGTGGACGTGGGCCTGGGCTACCTCACCCTGGACCGCACCGCGTCCACGCTGTCCGGCGGTGAGAGCCAGCGCATCCGGCTGGCGTCGCAGATGGGCAGCGAGCTGACGGGCGTCATCTACATCCTGGATGAGCCCTCCATCGGCCTGCACCAGCGCGACAACGGCAAGCTGCTGACCACGCTCAAGCGCCTGCGCGACCTGGGCAACTCCGTTATCGTCGTGGAGCACGACGAGGAGACGATGGAGGAGGCGGACTACCTGGTGGACTTCGGCCCCGGCGCGGGCGAGCTGGGCGGGCAGGTGGTGTCCCAGGGCACGCCCAAGCAGGTGATGGCGGATGAGAAGAGCCTCACCGGCGCGTACCTGTCCGGACGCCAGGAGATCGAGATTCCGGAGACGCGCCGCCCGGTGAATCCCAAGCACCAGATCTCCATCCTGGGCGCGACGGAGAACAACCTGAAGAACGTGGACGCGGACATCCCGCTGGGCATCTTCACGGCCGTCACGGGCGTGTCCGGCGCGGGCAAGTCCACGCTCATCAACGAGATTCTGTACCCGGCCCTGGCGCGAGCGCTCTACGAGAGCCGCGAGCCCATGGGCAAGCACAAGTCCATCAAGGGCCTGGAGCACCTGGACAAGGTCATCGACATCGACCAGCGGCCCATTGGCCGCACGCCGCGCAGCAACCCGGCCACGTACACCAAGGTGTTCGACGCCATCCGTGAAGTCTTCGCGATGACGCCGGAGGCGCGCACGTTCGGCTACGGCCCGGGGCGCTTCAGCTTCAACATCAAGGGCGGCCGCTGCGAGGCGTGCGAGGGCGACGGCGTGAAGCTGGTGGAGATGCACTTCCTGGCGGACGTCTACGTCCCCTGCGAGGTGTGCAACGGCAAGCGCTTCAACGAAGCGACACTGCGCGTGCGCTACAAGGGCAAGAACATCGCGGAGACGCTGGACCTGAGCGTGCGCGAGGCGGTGGACCACTTCGGCGCGCACAAGGACATCATGCGCGTGCTGACGACGCTCACCGACGTGGGCCTGGGCTACCTGCGGCTGGGCCAGCCCTCCCCCACCCTGTCCGGCGGTGAAGCACAGCGCATCAAGCTGGCGCGCGAGCTGGCGCGCGTGGCCACCGGCCGCACGCTCTACATCCTGGACGAGCCCACCACGGGCCTGCACTTCGAGGACATCCGCAAGCTGTTGTCCGTGCTCAACCGGCTGGTGGAGGCGGGCAACAGCGTGCTCGTCATCGAGCACAACCTGGACGTCATCAAGAGCGCGGACTGGCTCATCGACCTGGGGCCGGAAGGTGGCTCGGGGGGCGGCAACATCCTGGCCACCGGCACGCCGGAGGACGTGGCGAAGGTGGAGGCCAGCCACACCGGCCGCTACCTCAAGCACGTGCTGGGCAAGGCGCGCCGGGCCCGCATCGGCAAGCGCGTGGACGCGGCCTGA